From Oncorhynchus mykiss isolate Arlee chromosome 6, USDA_OmykA_1.1, whole genome shotgun sequence, the proteins below share one genomic window:
- the LOC118964892 gene encoding uncharacterized protein LOC118964892, with protein sequence MKNNLTFEQLSMLCLKIVKVVTQTALRILLPALARIMGVNLRSGATSPESQCSLTGSEDSLGGLDEREKRLLISEMNYWTKERRRNGNAGCRQKSTRRTSSPCCSPKRSQTSLQSLPATREAPLMEEPLKALFGVTEESLLISLVEGHSNHTSSSSSELSCAIVGEVVHQLNSGLSVAIEASPGSCPPIDSQDIAAGKEVIRVASVQILAELQSQTSEPEWLGFIEPFMDPVTDDVLDAIVGTMDKMAQDFNILLDLAKKMTILGSKFLTIFNVTLMLSVHLGRKGPHTFSKRLGPLPVWWPERFRPSLAPTFSLKP encoded by the exons atgaaaaataat CTCACATTCGAGCAGCTCTCCATGCTGTGTCTGAAGATTGTTAAAGTCGTGACCCAGACAGCCCTCCGAATTCTCCTACCAGCGCTAGCTCGTATCATGGGGGTGAACCTGAGGAGTGGGGCAACCTCCCCAGAATCCCAGTGCTCTCTGACAGGGTCTGAGGATTCCTTAGGCggtctggatgagagagagaaaaggctgctgatcagtgagatgaactactggactaaggagaggaggaggaatggcaatgcaggatgccgccaaaaatccactcgcagaacctcatcaccatgctgttcgcctaagag GTCCCAGACCTCATTGCAGAGCTTGCCTGCAACTAGAGAGGCTCCCCTCATGGAGGAGCCTCTGAAGGCTCTTTTTGGGGTAACGGAAGAGAGCCTTCTGATATCCCTGGTTGAGGGTCACTCCAACCacacctcctccagctcctccgagTTGAGCTGTGCTATCGTGGGGGAGGTGGTACACCAGCTTAACTCTGGCCTCTCAGTGGCCATTGAGGCCAGCCCGGGGAGTTGCCCCCCTATTGACAGTCAGGACATAGCAGCAGGCAAGGAGGTCATTCGGGTAGCCTCGGTGCAGATCCTGGCCGAGCTACAGAGCCAAACGTCTGAGCCAGAGTGGTTAGGGTTTATCGAGCCCTTCATGGACCCTGTGACCGATGATGTGCTGGATGCCATTGTCGGCACAATGGACAAAATGGCACAGGACTTCAACATCCTATTGGATCTGGCCAAGAAGATGACAATCTTGGGGTCTAAATTTCTGACCATCTTCAATGTGACCTTGATGTTGAGTGTCCATCTGGGAAGGAAGGGACCACACACTTTCTCAAAGAGACTGGGTCCTCTACCAGTGTGGTGGCCAGAAAGATTCAGACCCTCTCTAGCCCCGACTTTCAGTCTAAAGCCCTGA